The following coding sequences lie in one Oryctolagus cuniculus chromosome 7, mOryCun1.1, whole genome shotgun sequence genomic window:
- the LOC108177621 gene encoding large ribosomal subunit protein eL21-like, with protein MTNTKGKRRGTPYMFSRPFRKHGVVPLATYMRIYKKGDIVDIKGMGTVQKGMPHKCYHGKTGRVYNVTQHAVGIVVNKQVKGKILAKRINVRIEHIKHSKSRDSFLKRVKENDQKKKEAKEKGTWVQLKRQPAPPREAHFVRTNGKEPELLEPIPYEFMA; from the coding sequence ATGACgaacacaaagggaaagaggCGAGGTACCCCGTACATGTTCTCCAGGCCTTTCAGAAAACATGGAGTTGTTCCTTTGGCCACATACATGCGCATTTACAAGAAAGGTGACATTGTGGACATCAAGGGAATGGGTACTGTTCAAAAAGGAATGCCCCATAAATGTTACCATGGAAAAACTGGAAGAGTCTACAATGTTACCCAGCATGCTGTTGGCATTGTTGTAAACAAACAAGTGAAGGGCAAGATTCTTGCCAAGAGAATAAATGTGCGTATTGAACACATTAAGCACTCCAAGAGCCGAGATAGCTTCTTGAAACGtgtgaaggaaaatgatcagaagaagaaggaagccaaagagaagggtacctgggttcaactaaagcgtcagcctgctccacccagagaagcccactttgtcagaaccaatggaaaggagccTGAGTTGCTGGAACCCATTCCTTATGAATTCATGGCATGA
- the LOC108177622 gene encoding translation initiation factor IF-2, with translation MPEGSPWRRVCLHRPRRRAGSCKRENGERRGVGHSALERPPSAAGGVGRGVPQDPGAAPGAEGAAPGPGAAARGAVAEGPGALRGAGGTRRPRGAAAGRRRRGPSPGEEQHLPPGVEVGRNGPEPRPGSETPRPLPRSGRRAGRKSLTLPPPPPPPRRLPSLAPPPLSALPPAGGGRAPCSSGGVPALDGGVGRGRGGGQEAGLEAGRSRRRMGACVVTSPNGTLIYGRPGAISVFPGWALALALAFGMLPRTDAVWRVMAPDARVPRQRGRSTEILKSKPQSTRGHTGTIKEVGS, from the exons gaagcccctggaggAGAGTCTGTCTCCACCGTCCGCGCCGGAGGGCTGGGAGCTGCAAGAGGGAGAACGGGGAACGGCGTGGGGTTGGCCACTCCGCGCTCGAGCGGCCACCGTCCGCGGCAGGAGGCGTGGGCCGAGGCGTCCCCCAGGACCCCGGGGCAGCCCCGGGCGCGGAGGGGGCGGCGCCGGGCCCCGGGGCGGCCGCCCGAG GCGCGGTGGCGGAGGGCCCGGGAGCGCTCCGCGGCGCGGGCGGGACGAGGCGGCCccggggggcggcggcggggcggcggcggcggggcccgaGCCCCGGCGAGGAGCAGCACCTACCTCCGGGGGTGGAAGTGGGCCGGAATGGGCCGGAACCCCGTCCCGGAAGTGAaaccccccgccccctcccccggagCGGGCGACGTGCCGGAAGGAAATCACTCACCCTtccaccgcccccgccccctccccggcgcCTGCCGTCCCTCGCGCCCCCTCCCCTCTCGGCTCTCCCTCcggcgggaggagggagggcgcCCTGCTCCTCGGGCGGCGTCCCCGCCCTCGACGGCGGGgttgggcggggccggggaggcgggcaggaggcggggctggaggcggggcggAGCCGACGCAGGATGGGAGCGTGCGTCGTGACGTCACCGAACGGAACGCTTATATACGGGCGGCCGGGCGCCATCTCAGTCTTTCCGGGCTGGGCGTTGGCGTTGGCTCTGGCGTTCG GCATGCTGCCACGTACGGATGCGGTGTGGCGCGTGATGGCCCCTGACGCACGAG tTCCGCGCCAGAGAGGAAGGAGTACGGAG ATTTTGAAGAGCAAGCCTCAGTCTACCAGAGGTCACACAG GCACAATAAAGGAAGTTGGAAGTTGA